The Bacillus vallismortis genome window below encodes:
- the ssbB gene encoding single-stranded DNA-binding protein SsbB encodes MFNQVMLVGRLTKDPELRYTSAGAAVAHVTLAVNRSFKNASGEIEADYVNCTLWRKTAENTALYCQKGSLVGVSGRIQTRSYENAEGVNVYVTEVLADTVRFMDPKPREKAAD; translated from the coding sequence ATGTTCAATCAGGTTATGCTTGTCGGACGTCTTACAAAAGATCCTGAGCTTCGCTACACTTCCGCCGGTGCGGCAGTCGCACACGTTACGCTCGCGGTAAACCGCAGCTTCAAGAATGCTTCAGGTGAAATCGAGGCCGATTACGTCAATTGCACGCTTTGGAGAAAAACCGCTGAAAACACAGCGTTATATTGCCAAAAAGGTTCTCTCGTCGGCGTTAGCGGACGGATTCAGACAAGGAGCTATGAAAACGCAGAAGGCGTTAACGTGTATGTAACAGAAGTGTTGGCTGACACTGTTCGTTTTATGGACCCTAAACCCCGTGAAAAAGCTGCCGATTGA
- the ywpG gene encoding DynA interaction protein YwpG: MNQFRLKEIYIDGTPSENCLIQKEVTYMLSRKEVFEVHLNKKRRISFLYETQDGMEQYKIELSMPEKKLSFQWFAWDGSSYVCMNTQNWLTKQIFFRFLKSTYFFKGKKQKMFLAEGKMKTKDKNRG, encoded by the coding sequence ATGAATCAATTTCGCTTAAAAGAAATTTATATTGACGGCACTCCTTCTGAAAACTGTTTAATTCAAAAGGAAGTAACATATATGTTAAGCCGTAAAGAAGTTTTTGAGGTCCATCTGAACAAAAAAAGAAGGATAAGCTTTTTATACGAAACGCAAGACGGCATGGAGCAATATAAAATCGAGCTGTCAATGCCGGAAAAAAAACTGAGCTTTCAGTGGTTTGCGTGGGATGGCTCTTCCTATGTGTGTATGAATACGCAAAATTGGCTGACAAAGCAAATATTTTTCCGGTTTTTAAAAAGTACATATTTCTTTAAAGGGAAAAAACAAAAGATGTTTTTAGCTGAAGGAAAAATGAAAACAAAAGATAAAAACAGAGGCTGA
- a CDS encoding YwpF-like family protein has product MKTFKLVDLNVERVDKEEKSIEQFPLIDGLIINKEDGENHWLIEALVAKEHLSFFEQLQNSQTEATVFVTITKKSNRPAQLTAAVKNIVKLEESIQVLIYGQMVTRKQHGTETLLESLVKEGYTGTKLIEAFKQKI; this is encoded by the coding sequence ATGAAAACCTTTAAACTAGTTGACCTGAATGTGGAACGAGTGGACAAGGAAGAGAAATCAATTGAACAGTTTCCCCTTATTGACGGACTGATTATAAATAAAGAAGACGGTGAAAATCACTGGCTGATTGAAGCGCTTGTAGCGAAAGAGCACCTGTCTTTTTTTGAACAGCTTCAAAACAGCCAAACTGAAGCCACAGTATTTGTAACGATCACGAAAAAAAGCAATCGCCCCGCCCAGCTGACAGCGGCAGTGAAAAATATTGTCAAACTGGAAGAAAGCATACAGGTTTTAATCTACGGACAAATGGTCACAAGAAAACAGCATGGCACTGAAACCCTTCTGGAATCCCTTGTAAAAGAGGGCTATACAGGAACAAAACTGATTGAGGCGTTTAAGCAAAAAATATAA
- the blaOXA gene encoding class D beta-lactamase: MSKRKMQAIFLSLIGAALLMTSSLQTPTEAEAAEKNTNSKKLKVDEFFTDYDGTFILRDLKNEKTFVYNDQRAKQRFAPQSTFKVPNALIGLQTGAVKDEYDIKYWDGVKRELDVWNQDHTLGSAMRYSVVWYYQAMARDIGEKRMKEWVEKISYGNQDISGGIDQFWLSSTLKISPLEQTDFMESLYKEKLPFDKNVMKTVKRMMVQEDEDHYILYGKTGSGSGIGWYTGFVKTEHGAYSFVTNIDGTGTEAKSTTMDILKKYVLH; encoded by the coding sequence ATGAGTAAGCGAAAGATGCAAGCAATCTTTTTATCACTTATCGGTGCGGCTCTCCTCATGACATCAAGTCTACAGACACCTACAGAAGCAGAAGCTGCTGAGAAAAACACAAATTCGAAAAAGCTGAAGGTTGATGAATTCTTCACAGATTACGACGGCACTTTTATATTGCGGGATCTAAAAAACGAAAAAACCTTTGTCTACAACGATCAGCGCGCAAAACAAAGATTTGCGCCGCAGTCGACATTTAAAGTTCCTAATGCGCTTATCGGATTACAAACAGGCGCTGTTAAAGATGAATATGACATCAAATACTGGGACGGCGTCAAACGGGAACTCGACGTTTGGAACCAAGACCACACGCTTGGCTCCGCTATGAGATATTCAGTTGTTTGGTATTACCAAGCAATGGCCCGGGACATCGGAGAAAAGCGAATGAAAGAATGGGTTGAAAAAATAAGTTACGGCAACCAAGACATCAGCGGCGGAATTGACCAATTCTGGCTAAGCAGCACTCTCAAAATCTCTCCTTTAGAACAAACAGATTTTATGGAATCGTTATACAAAGAAAAACTCCCATTTGACAAAAACGTCATGAAGACGGTAAAACGGATGATGGTTCAGGAAGATGAAGATCACTATATTCTTTATGGAAAAACTGGCTCTGGCTCTGGCATCGGCTGGTATACAGGCTTTGTCAAAACCGAGCACGGGGCGTACAGTTTCGTGACGAACATTGACGGAACCGGAACAGAAGCAAAAAGCACCACTATGGACATTTTGAAGAAGTATGTTCTTCATTAA
- the mscL gene encoding large conductance mechanosensitive channel protein MscL, protein MWNEFKAFAMRGNIVDLAIGVVIGGAFGKIVTSLVNDIIMPLVGLLLGGLDFSNLSFTFGDAVVKYGSFIQTIVNFLIISFSIFIVIRILNGLRRKKEAEEEEAAEAPDAQEELLKEIRDLLKQQTRSPE, encoded by the coding sequence ATGTGGAATGAATTTAAGGCTTTTGCTATGCGCGGAAACATCGTTGACCTCGCGATTGGTGTTGTAATAGGAGGCGCATTCGGAAAGATCGTCACATCTCTAGTAAATGATATCATCATGCCTTTGGTGGGCTTGCTGCTGGGAGGGCTTGATTTTTCAAACCTTTCGTTTACATTTGGCGATGCTGTAGTGAAGTACGGCAGCTTTATACAAACGATTGTGAATTTCTTAATCATATCGTTTTCCATTTTTATTGTGATTCGGATTTTAAATGGATTAAGGCGCAAAAAAGAAGCAGAAGAAGAAGAAGCGGCGGAAGCGCCGGATGCTCAAGAGGAGCTGCTGAAAGAAATCAGAGATCTGCTGAAGCAGCAAACAAGGTCGCCGGAATAA
- the fabZ gene encoding 3-hydroxyacyl-ACP dehydratase FabZ, producing the protein MLDTQQIKEIIPHRYPFLLVDRITEVEEGKRAKGYKNVTANEEFFNGHFPQYPVMPGVLIVEALAQVGAVAMLIKEENRGRLAFFAGIDNCRFKKQVKPGDQLHLEVEITRARGTIGRGKGVATVDGEVVCEVELTFALGE; encoded by the coding sequence ATGCTTGATACTCAGCAAATTAAAGAAATTATTCCTCACCGTTATCCGTTTTTGCTTGTAGACCGGATTACGGAAGTTGAAGAGGGCAAACGGGCAAAAGGCTATAAAAATGTAACCGCAAATGAAGAGTTCTTTAACGGACATTTTCCTCAGTATCCGGTCATGCCCGGCGTGTTAATCGTAGAAGCGCTTGCTCAAGTCGGAGCTGTTGCGATGCTGATTAAAGAAGAAAACCGCGGCAGACTGGCATTCTTTGCAGGCATTGATAATTGCCGGTTTAAAAAACAAGTCAAGCCTGGTGATCAGCTTCATCTCGAAGTGGAAATCACTCGTGCGCGCGGAACAATCGGGCGCGGAAAAGGCGTTGCTACAGTCGATGGCGAAGTCGTTTGCGAAGTCGAACTGACTTTTGCTCTCGGAGAGTAA
- a CDS encoding tetratricopeptide repeat protein translates to MISKFIEKRMQNMLNEWYSAISKRKMNHVCSVKEKIDQHLPKFKKNTKLWMRYQLFQARHQLLFENQNGLNALFDDLYGLEDKMDDELKYYLYFFSGLYEMVKTAPKHAVNHFKKAEQYLAAIQNTFEAADLYYQTAGAYYLMKSPPLSIQYVKKALDIYLQQFGYIKKVITCKLLLAVNYIDQERYEKAEQLFEEIIRKTRQLHDENLLCHAYYNLGFLKATEKKDQEALLYFTKVLKNQEFETNSPVSYLHCVYESVRALFKTGQITEAKAILQKGKELSEKVDIQTIYLKLKTLEALYTSVEDPYDLLLEYVLELEKIEAWVDLEVLLEDITEYYKKKDDFEKAAFFIMRG, encoded by the coding sequence ATGATTTCGAAGTTTATTGAAAAAAGGATGCAAAACATGTTAAACGAGTGGTATTCCGCAATAAGCAAACGCAAAATGAATCACGTTTGCTCAGTGAAAGAAAAAATTGACCAGCACCTTCCGAAGTTCAAAAAGAACACAAAACTTTGGATGCGTTATCAATTGTTTCAGGCCCGCCATCAGCTGCTTTTCGAAAACCAGAACGGACTTAATGCATTGTTCGATGATCTATACGGTCTGGAAGACAAAATGGATGATGAATTGAAATATTATCTGTATTTTTTCTCAGGATTATACGAAATGGTAAAAACAGCTCCGAAACATGCAGTGAATCATTTTAAAAAAGCTGAACAGTACCTGGCCGCCATCCAAAACACGTTTGAAGCCGCTGATTTATATTATCAAACTGCCGGCGCCTACTACTTGATGAAATCACCGCCGCTTTCCATCCAATACGTCAAAAAAGCATTAGACATCTATTTACAACAATTCGGCTATATCAAAAAGGTGATCACCTGCAAGCTTTTGCTTGCCGTTAATTATATTGATCAAGAACGGTATGAAAAAGCTGAGCAGCTTTTCGAAGAAATCATTAGGAAAACCCGGCAATTACATGACGAAAACCTGCTATGCCACGCTTATTATAATCTTGGCTTTTTAAAAGCGACCGAAAAAAAAGACCAGGAAGCGCTTCTTTACTTTACAAAAGTATTAAAGAATCAAGAATTTGAAACGAATTCTCCAGTCTCGTATCTGCACTGTGTGTACGAATCTGTCAGAGCGCTTTTTAAAACAGGACAGATCACAGAAGCGAAAGCCATCCTGCAAAAAGGGAAAGAATTATCTGAAAAGGTAGACATTCAAACCATTTATTTAAAATTAAAAACGCTTGAGGCGCTCTATACATCAGTTGAAGACCCCTATGATCTGCTGCTCGAATATGTGCTTGAGTTAGAAAAAATTGAAGCTTGGGTGGATTTAGAAGTGCTTTTAGAAGACATCACGGAATACTACAAAAAAAAGGACGATTTCGAAAAAGCCGCTTTTTTTATCATGCGCGGCTGA
- the flhP gene encoding flagellar hook-basal body complex protein FlhP, with amino-acid sequence MLRSMLTASTTLNQLQQQIDTISSNLSNSNTTGYKAKDTNFSELVRQQFDQVDEKNEDVAKARKTPPGLRLGVGAMMNSRLVSDQGSIQKTDRDLDIAFTSPYQYLQVNVNGNRQYTRDGALYVTPSAANANQLQLVTGNGHPVLDENGNTVNIDSSMKNIIINETGTLTASDGNAVQRFNLGVVQVNNPQELKSEGNNLFSIDNAAAFEELNGANRQDIGMQQGSLEMSNVDISEQMTDLITSQRSYQLNSRTITMGDQMLGLINSVR; translated from the coding sequence ATGCTCAGGTCAATGCTAACGGCATCAACAACCTTAAACCAGCTGCAGCAGCAAATTGACACAATCAGCAGCAACCTTTCAAACAGCAACACAACCGGCTATAAGGCAAAAGATACGAATTTTTCTGAGCTTGTCAGACAGCAATTCGATCAGGTTGATGAAAAAAATGAGGACGTGGCAAAAGCCCGAAAAACACCGCCCGGCTTGCGCCTTGGCGTTGGGGCGATGATGAATTCACGCCTTGTGTCTGATCAGGGAAGCATTCAGAAGACGGATCGCGACCTCGATATCGCGTTTACGTCTCCATACCAATATCTTCAGGTGAACGTAAATGGAAACCGCCAGTACACGAGGGATGGAGCACTGTATGTAACGCCTTCAGCTGCGAATGCCAACCAGCTTCAGCTCGTAACTGGAAATGGGCATCCGGTGCTTGATGAAAACGGCAATACAGTGAACATCGACAGCTCAATGAAAAATATCATCATCAATGAAACCGGCACCTTAACCGCATCTGACGGAAACGCGGTCCAGCGGTTTAATCTCGGAGTTGTCCAAGTGAATAACCCTCAAGAGCTGAAATCGGAAGGGAATAACCTTTTCTCTATTGATAATGCGGCAGCTTTTGAAGAGCTGAATGGCGCTAATAGACAGGACATCGGCATGCAGCAGGGTTCGCTTGAGATGTCCAATGTTGATATTTCAGAACAAATGACAGATTTGATCACGTCCCAGCGTTCCTATCAGCTGAACAGCAGAACGATTACAATGGGAGATCAAATGCTCGGTTTAATTAATTCAGTCAGATAA
- the flhO gene encoding flagellar hook-basal body complex protein FlhO, with protein sequence MLKGLYTATSAMIAQQRRTEMLSNNIANANTSGYKAEQGSMRAFPEMLLSRIESKSPAGTSKTEIGSVNTGVYMQELKPLFTQGSLKSTDQPTDITLVENQVPVHAETNENAALFYPVQTADGIRYSKSSTFSLNENNQLTINGNPILSTDGQPITVDNENFTVSENGTVTTNGRTAGQIDVRMAENVRDLKRDGNDLYSTADGNDLPSAAGNNQVSYSLNQGVSELSNVDVTSAYTEMTEAYRSFEANQKVIQAYDKSMDKAANEIGKI encoded by the coding sequence TTGTTAAAAGGATTATATACAGCAACATCCGCAATGATTGCCCAGCAGCGCAGAACGGAAATGCTTTCAAATAATATCGCAAACGCCAATACATCAGGATATAAAGCAGAACAAGGCTCCATGCGCGCCTTTCCTGAAATGCTGCTCAGCAGAATAGAATCAAAATCTCCGGCCGGAACATCGAAGACAGAAATCGGTTCTGTGAATACCGGTGTGTATATGCAGGAACTTAAGCCTCTTTTCACACAGGGAAGCCTTAAGTCCACAGATCAGCCTACAGACATCACATTGGTCGAAAATCAAGTGCCGGTTCATGCGGAAACCAATGAAAACGCGGCCCTTTTTTATCCGGTTCAGACAGCGGACGGAATCCGTTATTCAAAAAGCAGCACATTTTCACTAAATGAGAATAATCAGCTGACGATCAATGGAAATCCTATTTTATCAACGGATGGCCAGCCAATCACTGTTGATAATGAGAATTTCACTGTGTCTGAAAACGGTACTGTGACAACGAACGGGCGGACAGCCGGCCAGATTGATGTCAGAATGGCGGAGAATGTCCGCGATCTGAAACGGGACGGAAATGATTTGTACAGCACGGCGGACGGCAATGATCTGCCAAGCGCAGCTGGAAATAACCAGGTATCCTATTCATTAAACCAAGGCGTCTCTGAGCTTTCAAACGTGGATGTGACAAGCGCCTATACAGAAATGACTGAAGCGTACAGATCGTTTGAGGCCAATCAGAAGGTGATTCAGGCTTACGATAAAAGTATGGATAAAGCAGCCAATGAAATCGGAAAAATCTAA
- the mbl gene encoding cell shape-determining protein Mbl: protein MFARDIGIDLGTANVLIHVKGKGIVLNEPSVVALDKNSGKVLAVGEEARRMVGRTPGNIVAIRPLKDGVIADFEVTEAMLKHFINKLNVKGLFSKPRMLICCPTNITSVEQKAIKEAAEKSGGKHVYLEEEPKVAAIGAGMEIFQPSGNMVVDIGGGTTDIAVISMGDIVTSSSIKMAGDKFDMEILNYIKREYKLLIGERTAEDIKVKVATVFPDARHEEISIRGRDMVSGLPRTITVNSKEVEEALRESVAVIVQAAKQVLERTPPELSADIIDRGVIITGGGALLNGLDQLLAEELKVPVLVAENPMDCVAIGTGVMLDNMDKLPKRKLS, encoded by the coding sequence ATGTTTGCAAGGGATATTGGTATTGACCTCGGTACTGCAAATGTACTGATCCATGTTAAAGGTAAAGGAATTGTTTTGAATGAACCTTCCGTAGTTGCACTTGATAAAAACAGCGGCAAAGTGCTGGCGGTTGGCGAAGAGGCAAGACGAATGGTTGGACGTACACCTGGGAATATTGTTGCGATTCGCCCGCTGAAAGACGGAGTTATCGCTGATTTTGAAGTAACAGAAGCAATGCTCAAGCATTTTATCAACAAGCTGAATGTAAAAGGCCTGTTCTCAAAACCGCGCATGCTCATTTGCTGCCCGACGAATATCACATCCGTTGAGCAGAAAGCAATCAAAGAAGCTGCAGAAAAAAGCGGCGGTAAACATGTGTACCTTGAAGAAGAACCTAAAGTTGCCGCTATCGGCGCGGGTATGGAAATATTCCAGCCAAGCGGTAACATGGTTGTAGACATCGGAGGCGGGACGACGGATATCGCGGTTATTTCAATGGGCGATATTGTCACCTCCTCTTCTATTAAAATGGCTGGGGACAAGTTTGACATGGAAATCTTAAATTACATCAAACGCGAGTACAAGCTGCTGATCGGCGAACGTACTGCGGAAGATATTAAGGTTAAAGTCGCAACGGTTTTCCCAGACGCACGTCACGAGGAAATTTCCATTCGCGGGCGGGACATGGTTTCCGGTCTTCCAAGAACAATTACAGTAAACAGTAAAGAAGTTGAAGAAGCCCTTCGTGAATCTGTCGCTGTTATTGTGCAGGCTGCGAAACAAGTGCTTGAAAGAACACCGCCTGAACTTTCCGCTGATATTATTGACCGCGGTGTTATCATTACCGGCGGAGGCGCGCTCTTAAACGGCCTTGACCAGCTGCTTGCAGAAGAGCTGAAGGTACCGGTCCTCGTCGCTGAAAATCCTATGGATTGCGTAGCCATCGGCACAGGTGTCATGCTTGATAATATGGACAAGCTTCCTAAACGCAAACTAAGCTGA
- the spoIIID gene encoding sporulation transcriptional regulator SpoIIID, translating into MHDYIKERTIKIGKYIVETKKTVRVIAKEFGVSKSTVHKDLTERLPEINPDLANEVKEILDYHKSIRHLRGGEATKLKYKKDDILEGEPVQQS; encoded by the coding sequence GTGCACGATTACATCAAAGAGCGAACAATCAAGATAGGAAAGTACATCGTGGAGACAAAGAAAACCGTTCGTGTCATTGCGAAGGAATTTGGTGTTTCCAAAAGTACAGTACACAAGGATTTAACAGAGCGTCTGCCTGAAATTAATCCTGACTTGGCAAACGAAGTGAAAGAAATACTCGATTATCATAAATCCATCAGGCATTTAAGAGGAGGAGAAGCGACAAAACTGAAATATAAAAAAGACGATATTCTCGAAGGAGAACCTGTTCAGCAATCGTAA
- a CDS encoding protein usd has product MGIFHKLTFKTIQRRSGILNDSLQNTDLISHFSHPF; this is encoded by the coding sequence GTGGGCATATTTCATAAACTTACTTTTAAAACCATACAACGAAGAAGCGGCATACTGAACGACTCTTTACAGAATACGGATCTCATTTCACACTTCTCACATCCATTTTAG
- a CDS encoding MarR family winged helix-turn-helix transcriptional regulator encodes MTYVNRHLIHQINQSARLIAKKANEQLEPFGLYSSQWSVLYCLRTIGPMTQKEIWSYLNVEAPTVTRTIKRLEENGWVQRRQGEDKREKLVVLTKAAEKKYEEINVKMLKFEEELLADFPDEDKEAFSHLFRMFLQQ; translated from the coding sequence ATGACCTACGTCAACAGACACCTCATTCATCAAATCAACCAAAGCGCCCGCCTGATTGCCAAGAAAGCCAATGAACAGCTGGAGCCATTCGGCCTTTATTCCTCTCAATGGTCAGTTTTATATTGTTTGCGTACGATCGGACCAATGACTCAAAAAGAGATTTGGTCCTATTTAAATGTGGAAGCGCCGACTGTGACACGGACGATCAAACGCCTGGAAGAAAACGGCTGGGTACAGAGACGGCAAGGTGAAGACAAACGGGAGAAACTTGTTGTCCTCACAAAAGCAGCTGAGAAAAAATACGAAGAAATCAATGTGAAAATGCTGAAATTCGAGGAAGAGCTGCTTGCGGATTTCCCGGATGAAGATAAGGAAGCTTTTTCTCATTTATTTCGCATGTTTTTACAACAATGA
- a CDS encoding MFS transporter, producing the protein MKKADAIWTKDFIMVLLVNLFVFVFFYTFLTVLPIYTIQELGGTESQGGLLISLFLLSAIITRPFSGAIVERFGKKRMAIVSMALFALSSFLYMPIHNFYLLLGLRFFQGIWFSILTTVTGAIAADIIPAKRRGEGLGYFAMSMNLAMAIGPFLGLNLMKVVNFSVFFTAFALFMVAGLLVSFLIKVPQNQDSGTTVFRFSFADMFEKGALKIATVGLFISFCYSTVTAYLSVFAKSVDLSNVSGYFFVCFAVTMMIARPFTGKLFDKVGPGIVIYPSIMIFSVGLCMLSFTHSGMMLLLSGAVIGLGYGSIVPCMQTLAIQKSPAHRSGFATATFFTFFDSGIAVGSYVFGLFVASAGFSAIYLSAGLFVLIALLLYAWSQKPAEAEGKVSIAE; encoded by the coding sequence TTGAAAAAAGCGGATGCGATATGGACCAAGGATTTTATTATGGTCCTGCTTGTCAATTTATTTGTGTTTGTGTTCTTTTATACATTTTTAACTGTCTTGCCGATTTATACGATTCAAGAGCTTGGCGGCACAGAATCACAGGGCGGGCTTTTAATCAGCCTGTTCCTTCTGTCTGCGATCATTACACGGCCTTTCTCCGGAGCCATTGTTGAGCGTTTCGGGAAGAAAAGAATGGCGATCGTCTCTATGGCGTTATTCGCCCTTTCGTCTTTTCTGTATATGCCGATTCATAACTTTTACCTGCTGCTCGGATTGCGTTTCTTCCAAGGGATTTGGTTCAGCATTTTAACGACTGTTACAGGTGCAATCGCAGCCGACATTATCCCGGCCAAACGCCGCGGTGAAGGGCTTGGATACTTTGCCATGTCTATGAACCTCGCCATGGCAATCGGGCCTTTCCTTGGGCTGAACTTGATGAAGGTCGTAAACTTTTCTGTATTCTTTACAGCCTTTGCGCTGTTTATGGTTGCAGGCTTGCTTGTTTCGTTCTTGATAAAGGTGCCTCAAAACCAAGACAGCGGCACGACTGTATTCCGTTTTTCCTTCGCGGATATGTTCGAAAAAGGCGCACTTAAGATCGCGACGGTCGGTTTATTTATTTCTTTCTGTTATTCAACTGTCACAGCGTATTTGTCTGTATTCGCCAAATCAGTTGATCTTTCGAATGTCAGCGGATATTTCTTTGTTTGCTTCGCGGTGACAATGATGATTGCACGCCCGTTCACAGGGAAATTGTTCGACAAAGTCGGACCGGGCATTGTCATTTATCCATCAATCATGATTTTCTCAGTAGGGCTCTGCATGCTGTCCTTTACACATAGCGGCATGATGCTTCTGCTTTCAGGAGCGGTTATCGGTCTCGGATACGGTTCAATTGTTCCTTGCATGCAAACATTGGCGATCCAGAAATCTCCGGCTCACCGCTCTGGTTTTGCGACGGCAACGTTCTTTACCTTCTTTGACAGCGGAATTGCTGTAGGTTCGTATGTGTTCGGATTGTTTGTAGCGTCCGCCGGCTTCTCTGCCATTTATTTATCAGCGGGGCTGTTCGTTCTGATTGCTCTGCTTCTCTACGCGTGGAGCCAGAAACCTGCTGAGGCTGAAGGGAAAGTGTCTATTGCGGAATAA
- a CDS encoding nitrous oxide reductase family maturation protein NosD, whose amino-acid sequence MRKWYFILLAGVLTSVILAFVLDKTKANGEEQGNCIYVSPNGSDQNEGTKDKPFRTLAHASEEAAAGTTVMIRGGTYHETLEVKHSGTDGKPITFRNYENEKVVISGESIADAEYETPLIHIHDKHDIAISGLTIQDLSVSSEEATAMGIYVSGSSGHIAIQNNHVRDIKTTADEGNAHGIAVYGTGSMKDIQIEDNTVENLTLGASEAVVLNGNIDGFTVAGNVVRNNNNIGIDLIGYEGTAAKNDYVRNGVVENNTVYQNSTYRNPAYGDDYSAGGIYVDGGHSIEIKKNTVYHNDIGIEATSEHKGKYATAIQITDNKVYNNAYTGISIGGYDKKRGGTSNSLIARNMMYRNDTKGLYGGQLLLQYDTKNNTIEKNILTASDSRLFIGNDFTANEGNTVNHNVYHKETDQDGIWMWKKNEYDSFAAYRKATNNDQQSIYADPMYRNEESYDFTLDPDSPARPVIE is encoded by the coding sequence ATGAGAAAATGGTATTTTATTCTTTTGGCAGGTGTGTTAACGTCCGTCATCCTTGCCTTTGTTTTAGATAAGACAAAAGCGAATGGGGAGGAGCAAGGGAACTGCATCTATGTTTCGCCAAATGGCAGTGATCAAAATGAAGGAACAAAAGACAAGCCGTTTCGTACACTGGCACATGCTTCCGAGGAGGCTGCCGCCGGCACAACCGTGATGATTCGGGGAGGCACGTATCATGAAACCCTTGAGGTAAAGCACAGCGGTACAGATGGAAAACCGATCACGTTCCGAAACTATGAAAATGAAAAAGTCGTGATCAGCGGAGAATCCATTGCGGACGCAGAATATGAAACACCGCTCATTCATATTCACGATAAACATGACATTGCCATCAGCGGTTTAACGATTCAAGATCTTTCTGTTTCATCTGAGGAAGCAACTGCTATGGGGATTTATGTATCGGGCTCCAGCGGTCATATTGCGATTCAGAACAATCATGTCCGGGACATTAAGACAACAGCGGATGAAGGAAATGCCCACGGAATCGCAGTCTATGGGACTGGCAGCATGAAAGACATTCAAATCGAGGACAATACTGTAGAGAATCTGACGCTTGGAGCGAGTGAAGCGGTTGTGCTGAACGGAAATATTGACGGCTTCACCGTTGCGGGCAATGTGGTCCGCAACAATAACAACATCGGGATCGACCTTATCGGGTATGAGGGAACCGCGGCGAAAAACGATTACGTGCGAAACGGAGTCGTAGAAAACAATACGGTTTATCAAAACTCAACTTACAGAAATCCTGCTTATGGAGATGATTACTCAGCGGGCGGGATATATGTCGATGGGGGGCACAGTATCGAGATTAAGAAAAACACAGTTTACCATAATGATATTGGGATTGAAGCAACGTCTGAACACAAAGGGAAATACGCAACCGCTATTCAGATAACAGACAACAAAGTGTACAACAATGCGTATACCGGTATTTCAATCGGAGGGTATGACAAAAAGCGGGGCGGCACCAGCAATTCTCTGATTGCCCGCAACATGATGTACCGGAATGACACAAAGGGGCTGTATGGCGGCCAGCTGCTGCTGCAGTACGACACAAAAAACAACACAATCGAAAAGAATATATTGACGGCCAGCGATTCAAGATTATTTATCGGAAACGATTTTACGGCAAATGAAGGCAATACGGTCAATCATAACGTGTACCATAAGGAAACGGATCAAGACGGTATATGGATGTGGAAAAAGAATGAATACGATTCGTTTGCAGCGTATCGAAAAGCGACAAATAACGATCAGCAATCCATTTATGCCGATCCGATGTATCGTAATGAAGAGTCCTATGACTTTACGTTAGATCCTGATTCACCTGCGCGGCCGGTCATTGAATAA